Proteins from a genomic interval of Stenotrophomonas sp. 24(2023):
- the tssI gene encoding type VI secretion system Vgr family protein, producing the protein MDASVRDDTARVHRFHAPDGTQMRVLRWHGTEALSQGCRWRIELAAPTTAQELSAWLARPAQLLVARSGDAPILHAGLVEGVRCQTTTEGTHYCVDMADWSAWLAHRRHSRTFTSQDLATVIDSVLSAHGPYACWRWQDAARRRADRMHRDCISQYRESDLAFVQRLLARAGLSWFIESTDSAPAGHRMVIVDDSTLLPLIDSAVPYHQARAHDGRDGIQALHACRRLVVSTVTTTTYLPEQARLIAASDSVHASASTREHYAPAGHDAWTSRAEAQAHLRRRAQALLCRQRTWNGHGTLRSFHAGAAFRLQCEVGHPVVPALLLTHVTHAGVGDVGWAARVQPPPALIDGVPWQDATAHGYANHFQGQDHAQPWRPQEPPALQAPGPQRAVVLGDASGTPVHMDRLGRIRVRFAYSEAGHDSAWVRVAQRYAGPGVGSQFIPRVGQEVLVAFLEGDIDQPIVQGALYNGRGDQRPEALALARDGTACAEMNLAGGNAPVWHAAGAGAAGQRHQGALWGIRSQEWSGEGGNHLLFDDSNGQLRTELASSHHHSRLSQGHLLHQAGNHRGSLRGTGFELRSDAWGVVRATAGLWLDTARRSPHDPASQTTGAQALLQQAQYLADHWHAAAQQHRTVGLAAAQGAGHPGRSSISPDRSPLHGMRLHAASTAAGHDYATAPPAPSGAALAAGSLPLPSAPLLGLYSPVGIGNVAGQALLWSAAETTSLASGGHSASTVGGHLRWHGRQSIGMLAGVTGSGGTSALTLAAGQDVLDVQAQAGPIELAARRQVRLAAAQAPVQLHAGSHLHIATAEGASITLTDGNLQLNCPGTLTVQASQHSFVGPTTLLVPLPQFPQTICVECLIKAMQAGTPWAIKNG; encoded by the coding sequence ATGGATGCAAGCGTCCGGGATGACACTGCACGTGTCCATCGTTTCCACGCTCCCGATGGCACGCAGATGCGTGTCCTTCGTTGGCATGGCACTGAAGCACTATCCCAGGGATGCCGCTGGCGGATCGAGCTGGCAGCGCCAACCACGGCACAGGAGTTGTCTGCATGGCTCGCACGACCTGCGCAACTGCTGGTTGCCCGCAGCGGTGACGCGCCGATTCTGCACGCAGGTCTGGTCGAGGGGGTGCGATGCCAGACAACAACCGAGGGAACGCACTATTGCGTGGACATGGCAGATTGGAGCGCGTGGCTGGCGCACCGGCGTCACAGCCGCACCTTCACCTCGCAGGATCTGGCCACGGTCATCGATTCCGTCCTGTCGGCCCATGGGCCCTATGCGTGCTGGCGCTGGCAGGATGCCGCCCGTCGGCGTGCCGATCGCATGCACCGCGACTGCATCAGTCAGTACCGCGAATCAGATCTGGCCTTTGTACAGCGGCTGCTGGCCCGGGCAGGATTGAGCTGGTTCATCGAATCCACCGATAGTGCGCCAGCCGGGCATCGGATGGTCATCGTCGATGACAGCACCCTGCTACCGTTGATTGACTCCGCCGTACCGTACCACCAGGCACGCGCGCATGATGGCCGCGATGGCATACAGGCACTGCACGCCTGCCGGCGCCTGGTCGTCAGCACGGTGACCACGACCACCTACCTGCCGGAACAGGCGCGGCTGATTGCAGCGAGTGATTCGGTCCATGCCTCGGCCAGCACACGCGAGCACTATGCGCCTGCTGGCCATGACGCCTGGACCAGTCGCGCTGAGGCGCAGGCACACCTGCGGCGCCGGGCCCAGGCACTGCTGTGCCGGCAACGTACATGGAATGGACATGGGACGTTGCGATCCTTCCACGCCGGCGCCGCTTTCCGGTTGCAATGCGAGGTGGGGCACCCGGTTGTGCCGGCGTTGCTGTTGACACACGTCACGCATGCAGGTGTCGGCGACGTGGGCTGGGCGGCCCGGGTGCAACCGCCCCCCGCGCTGATCGACGGGGTGCCCTGGCAGGATGCCACGGCCCACGGCTACGCCAACCACTTCCAGGGCCAGGACCATGCCCAGCCCTGGCGCCCCCAGGAGCCGCCCGCCCTCCAGGCCCCCGGACCGCAGCGTGCCGTCGTCCTCGGCGACGCCAGTGGGACGCCTGTCCACATGGATCGCCTCGGCCGCATCCGTGTACGTTTTGCCTATTCCGAAGCGGGCCATGACAGCGCATGGGTCCGTGTTGCCCAGCGCTACGCAGGTCCTGGCGTCGGCAGCCAGTTCATACCGCGGGTAGGGCAGGAAGTGCTGGTGGCTTTCCTGGAAGGTGACATCGATCAACCCATCGTACAGGGGGCGCTCTACAACGGGCGTGGCGATCAGCGGCCGGAGGCACTGGCGCTGGCCCGGGACGGCACCGCCTGCGCCGAGATGAACCTTGCCGGAGGCAACGCCCCGGTCTGGCACGCCGCAGGCGCAGGTGCCGCAGGCCAGCGGCATCAAGGCGCACTGTGGGGCATCCGCTCGCAGGAATGGTCCGGGGAAGGCGGCAACCACCTGCTGTTCGACGACAGCAATGGCCAACTGCGAACCGAACTGGCCAGCAGCCATCATCATAGCCGGCTCAGCCAGGGGCACCTGCTCCATCAAGCCGGCAACCACCGTGGCAGCCTGCGGGGAACCGGTTTCGAGCTGCGCAGCGATGCCTGGGGCGTAGTGCGTGCAACCGCAGGACTGTGGCTGGACACAGCACGACGCTCCCCCCACGACCCGGCCAGCCAGACCACCGGCGCCCAAGCGCTGCTGCAGCAGGCGCAGTACCTGGCAGACCATTGGCATGCCGCCGCGCAGCAGCATCGCACCGTGGGCCTGGCCGCGGCGCAGGGCGCAGGCCACCCGGGCCGAAGCAGCATTTCGCCCGACCGGTCCCCACTGCACGGCATGCGCCTTCACGCCGCCAGCACCGCCGCAGGCCACGACTACGCCACCGCGCCCCCTGCTCCGTCCGGTGCAGCGCTTGCCGCCGGTTCCCTCCCCCTGCCCAGCGCCCCACTGCTGGGCCTGTACTCACCCGTTGGCATTGGCAACGTTGCGGGGCAGGCACTGCTCTGGTCCGCCGCAGAAACCACGTCGCTGGCCAGCGGCGGCCACAGCGCATCGACGGTGGGCGGCCATCTGCGCTGGCATGGCAGACAGTCCATCGGCATGCTGGCCGGCGTTACAGGCAGTGGCGGTACCTCCGCACTGACGCTGGCCGCAGGCCAGGACGTGCTGGATGTACAGGCCCAGGCCGGCCCCATCGAACTGGCTGCACGCAGGCAGGTACGCTTGGCTGCAGCACAGGCGCCCGTGCAACTGCACGCCGGCAGTCATCTGCATATCGCCACAGCAGAGGGCGCCTCCATCACGCTGACGGACGGCAATCTGCAGCTCAACTGCCCCGGCACCCTCACCGTACAGGCAAGCCAGCATTCCTTCGTTGGTCCCACCACGCTGCTGGTTCCACTGCCGCAGTTCCCGCAGACAATCTGCGTGGAATGCCTGATCAAGGCCATGCAGGCCGGCACACCGTGGGCCATCAAAAATGGTTGA
- a CDS encoding DUF4123 domain-containing protein, translating into MLVDPWRDVRLPWEITGHTASDGQLHVLVDPAFLSFPSDLSGLHLPVPVTRVFDGQYHGDGLQPLSPCVFTLPTEDAAVRGVWSHLLALCEGRPMVSVLHTPADLGAIVSHLRRQWEGRSADGTPWLMRWADTRIVPLLFHCLDALQRQRVLGGITAWYSATRDGGWLRTDGEAERPFDFTATPLCFTPAQQRALRQMAEPDRITGWLLRHPVMRPTTLLPSQVHACAQAVVERLHHRGIANDALAFRMTAKAVAHADAARARQGAGV; encoded by the coding sequence GTGCTTGTCGATCCTTGGCGTGATGTACGGTTGCCGTGGGAAATCACAGGCCACACCGCCAGCGACGGGCAACTGCACGTGCTGGTGGACCCGGCCTTCCTGTCCTTCCCGTCGGACCTGTCCGGCCTTCACCTCCCCGTTCCCGTGACGCGCGTGTTCGACGGGCAGTACCACGGCGATGGCCTGCAGCCGCTTTCGCCATGCGTCTTCACCTTGCCAACGGAGGACGCTGCAGTGCGCGGGGTCTGGAGCCATCTGCTGGCACTGTGTGAGGGCAGGCCCATGGTGTCGGTGCTGCATACGCCAGCGGATCTGGGCGCCATCGTGTCGCACCTGCGCAGGCAATGGGAAGGCAGGTCCGCCGACGGCACGCCCTGGCTGATGCGATGGGCCGACACACGGATCGTCCCCCTGCTGTTCCATTGCCTCGATGCACTGCAGCGCCAGCGCGTGCTGGGCGGTATCACCGCGTGGTACAGCGCGACACGCGACGGCGGCTGGCTACGCACGGACGGCGAAGCTGAACGCCCGTTCGACTTCACCGCCACACCACTGTGCTTCACGCCCGCGCAGCAACGCGCGTTGCGGCAGATGGCAGAGCCCGACCGTATCACCGGGTGGCTGCTGCGCCACCCGGTGATGCGCCCGACCACGTTGTTGCCCTCCCAGGTGCATGCGTGCGCGCAAGCGGTCGTGGAAAGGCTTCACCACCGTGGCATCGCCAATGACGCACTGGCCTTCCGCATGACGGCCAAGGCCGTGGCGCACGCAGATGCAGCGCGTGCACGCCAGGGAGCAGGCGTATGA
- a CDS encoding DUF3304 domain-containing protein produces the protein MKNAPIVITGLLGIALLGIGSKIAIHHAEQQRAPVVPPRPPLIDPLTGHDLSDASPDIGLRLAVANYSDDGLGTVFINGTWAGSMRQNASGNPSTCCVSLPRQWQPGLKVSVAYRTSSMYLKDKRSIAERDILVPPYPPFFDGDITFLYFPNDQIRVVVSPILLGYPDFPYPIPPPELEDETGSLKAFLAETRWTDLQHPADGPSSTDGAR, from the coding sequence ATGAAGAACGCCCCGATCGTCATCACCGGCCTGCTGGGCATCGCGCTCCTGGGCATCGGCAGCAAGATCGCGATCCATCATGCCGAGCAGCAAAGGGCACCGGTGGTGCCACCCAGACCGCCCTTGATCGATCCGCTTACCGGCCACGACCTCTCCGATGCCTCACCGGACATCGGGCTGCGTCTGGCCGTCGCCAATTACTCCGATGATGGACTGGGCACCGTCTTCATCAATGGAACCTGGGCCGGCAGCATGAGACAAAACGCCAGCGGCAATCCATCCACCTGCTGCGTCTCCCTGCCAAGGCAATGGCAACCCGGGCTCAAAGTCTCCGTCGCCTATCGGACCAGCAGCATGTACCTCAAGGACAAGCGGAGCATTGCCGAGCGGGACATCCTTGTCCCGCCGTATCCGCCCTTCTTTGATGGCGACATCACCTTCCTGTATTTCCCCAACGACCAGATCCGCGTTGTCGTCTCCCCCATCCTGCTCGGCTACCCCGACTTCCCCTACCCGATTCCTCCGCCCGAGCTTGAGGATGAGACCGGCAGCCTCAAGGCATTCCTTGCAGAAACCCGCTGGACGGACCTGCAGCACCCGGCCGACGGTCCATCATCAACGGACGGAGCACGCTGA
- a CDS encoding DUF3304 domain-containing protein, producing the protein MKLASVLIACVLGLAVLGIGSKIAIHHAEQQRAPVVPPKPPLIDTLTGRDLSHMPPNMGVRLAIANYSDDGLGTVFINGTWGGGMEPNASGNPATCCVSLPRQWQPGLKVSVAYRTSSMYLQDKQSIAERDVMVPPYSPFVDGFIYFMYFPGDDLRVVVTRIGLGYPGFPFDIAPPELEDETGSRKAFLAETRWTDLQHPANDPSSTDEEGR; encoded by the coding sequence ATGAAGCTGGCGTCTGTCCTCATTGCCTGTGTTCTTGGCCTGGCCGTGCTCGGCATCGGCAGCAAGATCGCCATCCATCACGCCGAGCAGCAAAGGGCACCGGTGGTACCACCCAAGCCGCCGTTGATCGATACGCTTACCGGGCGTGATCTGTCCCACATGCCGCCCAATATGGGCGTCCGGCTGGCCATTGCCAATTACTCCGATGATGGGCTGGGCACCGTCTTCATCAATGGAACCTGGGGAGGAGGCATGGAGCCAAACGCCAGTGGTAATCCCGCAACATGCTGCGTCTCCCTGCCAAGGCAATGGCAACCCGGGCTCAAGGTCTCCGTCGCCTATCGAACCAGCAGCATGTACCTCCAGGACAAACAAAGCATTGCCGAACGGGACGTTATGGTTCCGCCCTATTCGCCATTCGTCGATGGCTTCATCTATTTCATGTACTTCCCCGGTGACGACCTCCGCGTGGTGGTAACGCGCATCGGCCTCGGCTATCCAGGCTTTCCCTTCGACATCGCCCCGCCCGAGCTTGAGGATGAGACCGGCAGCCGCAAGGCGTTCCTTGCAGAAACCCGCTGGACGGACCTGCAGCACCCGGCCAACGATCCATCATCAACGGACGAGGAAGGACGATGA
- a CDS encoding DUF3304 domain-containing protein has protein sequence MRHAAFLIVGMLGVAALGIGSKIAIHHAEQQRAPVVPPKPPLIDSLTGRDLSHLPPNMGVRLAVANYSDDGLGTVLINGTWAGSMRQNASGNPSTCCVSLPRQWQPGLKVTVAYQTSSMYLQDKQSIAERDVLVPPYSPFVDGFIYFMYFPGDDIRVVVTRIGLGYPGFPFDISDPGAEDNDDNIARFLDQTHWTDPKP, from the coding sequence ATGAGACATGCCGCTTTTCTTATCGTCGGCATGCTGGGCGTCGCGGCGCTCGGCATCGGCAGCAAGATCGCGATCCATCACGCCGAGCAGCAAAGGGCACCGGTGGTACCACCCAAGCCGCCGTTGATCGATTCGCTTACCGGGCGTGATCTGTCCCACCTGCCGCCCAATATGGGCGTCCGGCTGGCCGTCGCCAATTACTCCGATGATGGGCTGGGCACCGTCCTCATCAATGGAACCTGGGCAGGAAGCATGAGGCAAAACGCCAGCGGCAATCCATCCACCTGCTGCGTCTCCCTGCCAAGGCAATGGCAACCCGGGCTCAAAGTCACCGTCGCCTATCAAACCAGCAGCATGTACCTCCAGGACAAACAAAGCATTGCCGAACGGGATGTCCTGGTTCCGCCCTATTCGCCATTCGTCGATGGCTTCATCTATTTCATGTACTTCCCCGGTGACGACATCCGCGTGGTGGTAACGCGCATCGGCCTTGGCTATCCAGGCTTTCCCTTCGACATCAGCGACCCCGGCGCAGAAGACAACGACGACAACATCGCGCGCTTCCTCGATCAGACCCATTGGACGGACCCGAAACCATGA
- a CDS encoding DUF2235 domain-containing protein, which translates to MKTSIAPACPDAPTTLNDRERARQAGNAVEAGGPGCGIELYLGCFFDGTRNHRENAIARGDHTESNVARLFDAFNKDIDHRYSTRLHRFASYIQGVGTDALDKTGDSGTGWHARAGAAAGWGGEGRINWMLMEIQNHLLFHFQARTVTDHLHAGNPVPTVRRMSADMRLTLQDVKRLAKAANLPLVNYLAVNQGEAEIALRNSLSGGFWNTVNALRRVRGTHLTRADHAARRQVLQERRHFLAAQVAPFQQQNPRVDRIRLSVFGFSRGATEARVFCNWLADACDPGAGPLRLCGIPVQVDFVGLFDMVASVGAAQSFFEDVFAGHGGWAAAEDLRIPSDVRRCVHMVAAHEVRGSFPLDLVQGANCEQIVYPGAHSDVGGGYAPGEQGKSPDDAEKLSQVPLCHMYREAVAAGVPLLRLEQMPVGRPRSYFNVAPTLRRDFNAYLQAMAPFTAGITTNGRAERTATLMYAHYRQYLLWRRQHLDTYSALPSFQRAAPQDRADLLGANDELRREAQGMKYNNATARTRAELAEPTQAHGMLTPPPFLGIPSVDFVQMKLRGHKERQWLDAHIGTVWESGQLPPAAIAALLDGYVHDSRAWFKPFGLDDDEWLFAQRREHEHHRARMQALDERERAYQARREREQAAGRLFANREPLPMTTAELEELTAWRRDPDLTGQALQRVGREYYWQWGYLRWRTCYPSSPGEAIATQAARRVPVANTHAAA; encoded by the coding sequence ATGAAGACATCGATCGCGCCAGCATGCCCCGATGCCCCCACCACGCTCAACGACCGCGAGCGGGCACGGCAGGCCGGCAATGCCGTTGAAGCCGGCGGGCCCGGCTGCGGCATCGAACTCTATCTGGGGTGCTTCTTCGATGGCACCCGCAACCACCGCGAGAACGCCATCGCCCGCGGCGACCACACGGAAAGCAATGTCGCCCGCCTGTTCGATGCCTTCAACAAGGATATCGACCACCGCTACAGCACACGGCTGCATCGCTTCGCAAGCTATATCCAAGGCGTGGGCACCGACGCGCTGGACAAGACCGGCGACAGCGGCACCGGCTGGCATGCACGGGCCGGTGCGGCCGCAGGCTGGGGCGGCGAGGGACGCATCAACTGGATGCTGATGGAAATCCAGAATCATCTGCTGTTCCATTTCCAGGCTCGAACGGTCACCGATCATCTACATGCTGGCAATCCAGTACCGACGGTCAGACGCATGAGCGCGGACATGCGCCTCACCCTCCAGGACGTGAAACGTCTGGCCAAGGCGGCCAACCTGCCGCTGGTCAATTACCTGGCCGTCAATCAGGGGGAAGCGGAAATCGCCCTGCGCAACTCGCTCAGTGGTGGCTTCTGGAACACGGTCAATGCGCTGCGCCGGGTCCGCGGTACGCACCTGACCCGTGCCGACCATGCCGCACGCCGGCAGGTACTGCAGGAACGGCGGCATTTCCTTGCCGCCCAGGTGGCGCCTTTCCAGCAGCAGAATCCCCGCGTGGACCGCATCCGGCTGTCGGTGTTCGGTTTCTCGCGCGGGGCCACCGAGGCGCGCGTGTTCTGCAACTGGCTGGCCGATGCCTGTGATCCCGGTGCGGGCCCTCTGCGCCTGTGCGGCATCCCGGTACAGGTCGATTTCGTGGGCCTGTTCGATATGGTGGCCTCGGTGGGCGCCGCGCAGAGCTTCTTCGAGGATGTCTTTGCCGGGCATGGTGGCTGGGCGGCAGCGGAGGACCTGCGCATTCCCTCGGATGTCCGACGTTGCGTCCACATGGTCGCCGCCCATGAAGTGCGCGGCTCGTTCCCGCTGGATCTGGTGCAGGGCGCCAACTGCGAACAGATCGTCTACCCGGGTGCACACTCGGATGTCGGCGGCGGCTACGCACCGGGGGAACAGGGGAAGTCACCGGACGATGCGGAGAAGCTGTCGCAGGTACCGCTCTGCCATATGTACCGAGAAGCGGTGGCTGCGGGTGTACCTCTGCTTCGATTGGAACAGATGCCTGTCGGCAGGCCACGGTCATACTTCAACGTCGCCCCCACCCTCCGCCGTGACTTCAACGCCTACCTGCAGGCCATGGCGCCGTTCACCGCAGGCATCACCACGAACGGCCGAGCGGAACGTACCGCAACGCTGATGTATGCGCACTACCGCCAGTATCTGCTCTGGCGCCGCCAGCACCTGGACACCTACTCAGCGCTGCCCTCCTTCCAGCGTGCGGCGCCGCAGGACCGCGCCGACCTGCTGGGTGCCAACGATGAGCTGCGGCGCGAGGCCCAAGGCATGAAGTACAACAATGCCACGGCGCGCACCCGTGCTGAACTGGCCGAGCCGACGCAGGCACATGGCATGTTGACCCCGCCGCCGTTTCTGGGCATCCCCTCGGTGGATTTCGTGCAGATGAAGCTGCGTGGCCACAAGGAGCGGCAGTGGCTGGACGCCCATATCGGCACGGTCTGGGAATCGGGGCAGCTACCGCCGGCCGCCATTGCGGCCCTGCTGGACGGCTACGTCCATGATTCGCGTGCCTGGTTCAAGCCCTTCGGCCTGGATGATGACGAGTGGCTGTTCGCCCAACGTCGCGAACACGAACATCATCGGGCCCGGATGCAGGCGCTGGACGAGCGGGAAAGGGCCTACCAGGCCCGCCGTGAGCGGGAGCAGGCGGCGGGCCGGCTGTTTGCCAACCGCGAGCCACTGCCGATGACAACCGCCGAACTGGAGGAGCTGACGGCCTGGCGCCGGGACCCGGACCTTACCGGGCAGGCGCTGCAGCGGGTTGGACGGGAGTATTACTGGCAGTGGGGGTACCTGCGCTGGCGCACCTGCTATCCCAGCAGCCCCGGCGAGGCGATCGCGACGCAGGCGGCCCGGCGGGTACCGGTGGCGAATACACATGCCGCCGCCTGA
- a CDS encoding CopL family metal-binding regulatory protein, producing the protein MSALSLLLRIVLMLSLLLNGLNAALASGHEDMGRITARMQGMDHAGMADCPHHGSAGMTADEDAPASDASGHDAHAQIKDCMRSCAQHPLLAVLPLPFLASPGLALPPPVMTRDGLPSPPLPPASRPPIG; encoded by the coding sequence ATGTCCGCCCTCTCGCTCCTGCTCCGGATCGTGTTGATGCTCAGCCTGTTGCTCAACGGGCTGAACGCGGCGCTGGCCAGCGGGCACGAGGACATGGGCCGCATCACCGCCCGTATGCAGGGCATGGACCACGCCGGCATGGCCGACTGCCCCCACCATGGCAGCGCCGGCATGACCGCCGACGAGGATGCCCCCGCGTCTGACGCCAGTGGCCATGACGCCCATGCCCAGATCAAGGACTGCATGCGCAGCTGCGCCCAGCACCCGTTGCTGGCGGTGCTGCCGCTGCCGTTCCTGGCCAGCCCCGGGCTGGCCCTGCCGCCGCCGGTGATGACCCGCGACGGCCTGCCCTCGCCGCCCCTGCCGCCGGCCTCACGCCCTCCCATCGGCTGA
- a CDS encoding copper resistance system multicopper oxidase — protein sequence MNTRLPPGPGVLPVPSRRRFVQGLAAGGVFAGLAGLGVPQRALAAARPRLVTAPPVLTQTRVELAIGESAANFTGRTRPAITVNGSLPAPTLRWREGQTVDLFVRNTLQHDPTSIHWHGILLPANMDGVPGLSFNGIAPGETYHYRFDVKQSGTYWYHSHSMFQEQAGLYGALIIDPLQPPPYRYDREHVVMLSDWTDLDPGALFRRMKKLAAYDNYYQRTLPDFIRDVRRDGLSSALADRGMWGRMRMTPTDLSDVNANTYTYLMNGTAPAGNWTGLFRSGEKVLLRFINGAAMTYFDVRIPGLKMTVVAADGQYIHPVSIDEFRIAPAETYDVLVEPSGQDAYTIFCQDMGRTGHAVGTLAVRHGLQAPIPERDPRVLLTMADMGHDMAHGSGMSGHDMAGMAGMAGMAGMDHSAHGGMAMGGSAPKHPASERNNPLVDMQSMASEPKLDDPGIGLRGNGRDVLTYGAMRSLFDDPDGRDPGRDVELHLTGHMEKFAWSFDGIPFASAEPLRLKYGERMRIVLVNDTMMQHPIHLHGVWSDVEDAQGNFQVRKHTVDMPPGTRRSYRVRADALGRWAYHCHLLYHMEAGMMREVRIEE from the coding sequence ATGAATACCCGTCTTCCCCCCGGCCCGGGCGTGTTGCCCGTGCCGTCCCGCCGCCGTTTCGTGCAGGGCCTTGCCGCCGGCGGCGTGTTTGCCGGCCTGGCCGGCCTCGGCGTGCCGCAGCGCGCCCTGGCCGCCGCCCGTCCGCGCCTGGTCACCGCGCCCCCCGTGCTCACCCAGACCCGCGTGGAACTGGCCATCGGCGAATCGGCAGCCAACTTCACCGGCCGCACCCGGCCGGCGATCACCGTCAACGGCAGCCTGCCCGCCCCCACCCTGCGCTGGCGCGAAGGGCAGACGGTGGACCTGTTCGTGCGCAACACCCTGCAGCACGACCCGACCTCCATCCACTGGCACGGCATCCTGTTGCCGGCCAACATGGATGGCGTGCCCGGCCTGAGCTTCAACGGCATCGCCCCGGGCGAGACCTACCACTACCGCTTCGACGTGAAGCAGTCCGGTACGTACTGGTACCACAGCCATTCGATGTTCCAGGAGCAGGCCGGGCTGTACGGCGCACTGATCATCGACCCGCTGCAGCCACCGCCGTACCGTTACGACCGCGAGCATGTGGTGATGCTGTCGGACTGGACCGACCTGGACCCCGGTGCGCTGTTCCGCCGCATGAAGAAGCTGGCGGCCTATGACAACTACTACCAGCGCACGCTGCCGGATTTCATCCGCGATGTGCGCCGCGACGGGCTGTCCTCGGCACTGGCCGACCGCGGCATGTGGGGACGGATGCGGATGACCCCCACCGACCTGTCCGACGTCAACGCCAACACCTACACCTACCTGATGAACGGCACCGCCCCGGCGGGCAACTGGACCGGGCTGTTCCGCAGCGGCGAGAAAGTGCTGCTGCGCTTCATCAACGGTGCGGCGATGACCTATTTCGACGTGCGCATTCCGGGCCTGAAGATGACCGTGGTCGCCGCCGACGGGCAGTACATCCATCCGGTGAGCATCGATGAATTCCGCATCGCGCCGGCCGAGACCTACGACGTGCTGGTCGAGCCCAGCGGCCAGGACGCTTACACCATCTTCTGCCAGGACATGGGCCGCACCGGTCACGCCGTCGGCACCCTGGCCGTGCGCCACGGCCTGCAGGCACCGATCCCGGAACGCGATCCCCGCGTCCTGCTGACGATGGCCGACATGGGCCATGACATGGCTCATGGATCAGGCATGTCGGGCCATGACATGGCGGGCATGGCAGGCATGGCAGGCATGGCCGGCATGGACCACAGCGCCCACGGCGGCATGGCGATGGGTGGCAGCGCGCCGAAGCACCCGGCCAGCGAGCGCAACAACCCGCTGGTGGACATGCAGAGCATGGCCAGTGAGCCGAAGCTGGATGACCCCGGTATCGGCCTGCGCGGCAACGGCCGTGACGTCCTGACCTACGGCGCGATGCGCAGCCTGTTCGATGATCCCGATGGGCGTGATCCCGGCCGCGACGTGGAACTGCACTTGACCGGCCACATGGAGAAATTCGCCTGGTCCTTCGATGGCATTCCCTTCGCCAGCGCCGAGCCGCTGCGCCTGAAATACGGCGAGCGCATGCGCATCGTGCTGGTCAACGACACCATGATGCAGCACCCCATCCACCTGCACGGCGTCTGGAGTGATGTGGAAGACGCGCAGGGCAACTTCCAGGTGCGCAAGCACACCGTGGACATGCCGCCGGGCACGCGCCGCAGCTACCGCGTGCGTGCCGATGCGCTGGGACGCTGGGCCTACCACTGCCATCTGCTGTACCACATGGAAGCCGGGATGATGCGCGAAGTGAGGATCGAAGAATGA
- a CDS encoding copper resistance protein B, with product MSRQTTLAHALAPSLLAIALAAAAPAWAQSHAGHDMSTMDMSGMDMSGMDMSSMNAQDAQQDSDSKATAAPMDHSKMDHSAMDHSQMDHSTMDHSQRDHAAMGHALPAPTEPREPIPPVTAADRAAAFPPIDHGAMQHAPAINSLVLIDRLEQWDGKDAKGQAWEATGWIGGDLNRLWLRTAGERSAGRTESSDLEAFYGRAISPWWDVLVGVRQDFRPGDSRTWAAVGLQGLAPYKFESQATLYVGSGGQVMAKAEVEYDVLLTNRLILQPLLEATVAGKDEPAQGIGRGLNSVEAGLRLRYEVSRRFAPYIGITHERSFGNTADYAGDHARDTRWVAGVRLWF from the coding sequence ATGAGCCGCCAGACCACGCTCGCCCACGCGCTCGCGCCCAGCCTGCTGGCCATCGCTCTGGCCGCCGCCGCCCCTGCGTGGGCGCAGTCCCATGCCGGCCATGACATGTCGACGATGGACATGTCAGGCATGGATATGTCCGGGATGGATATGTCTTCCATGAATGCGCAGGACGCACAGCAGGACAGCGACAGCAAAGCAACCGCCGCGCCGATGGATCATTCGAAGATGGATCATTCGGCGATGGATCACTCGCAGATGGACCATTCAACGATGGACCATTCGCAGAGGGATCACGCCGCGATGGGCCACGCCCTGCCCGCCCCGACCGAGCCGCGCGAACCGATCCCGCCGGTCACGGCGGCCGATCGTGCCGCCGCGTTCCCGCCGATCGACCACGGTGCCATGCAGCACGCACCGGCGATCAACAGTCTGGTTTTGATCGACCGCCTGGAACAGTGGGACGGCAAGGATGCCAAGGGCCAGGCCTGGGAGGCCACCGGCTGGATCGGTGGCGACCTCAACCGCCTGTGGCTGCGCACGGCGGGGGAACGCAGTGCCGGACGCACCGAATCATCAGACCTGGAAGCCTTCTACGGCCGCGCCATTTCGCCGTGGTGGGACGTGCTGGTGGGTGTGCGCCAGGATTTCCGGCCCGGCGATTCACGCACCTGGGCGGCGGTAGGCCTGCAGGGCCTGGCACCGTACAAGTTCGAAAGCCAGGCCACGCTGTACGTCGGTTCCGGCGGCCAGGTCATGGCCAAGGCCGAAGTGGAGTACGACGTGCTGCTGACCAACCGGCTGATCCTGCAGCCGCTGCTGGAAGCCACCGTGGCGGGCAAGGATGAGCCTGCCCAAGGCATCGGTCGTGGCCTGAACAGCGTCGAAGCCGGCCTGCGCCTGCGCTACGAGGTCAGCCGCCGCTTCGCACCGTACATCGGCATCACCCACGAGCGCAGCTTCGGCAACACCGCCGATTACGCCGGCGACCATGCGCGCGACACGCGCTGGGTGGCCGGCGTACGCCTCTGGTTCTGA